Proteins from one Natronoarchaeum philippinense genomic window:
- a CDS encoding uroporphyrinogen-III synthase produces the protein MTVAAFRPDDERLADAVELIESLGATPVPDPMLAVEPTGDTPRSDADFVVLTSKTGVELASGERGGEGAAPAERWDPGDATVCAIGEPTADILRETGYEVDLVPEEFSSSGLVDALAEDVDGARVEVARSDHGSEVLTDGLEDAGAYVHETILYRLVRPDGAGESAELAAEGDLDAALFTSSLTVEHFLDAAADRGVREDAVAGLAAATVGVIGEPTRETAESLGIDVDVVPERADFEELACATIEDGAPTYTE, from the coding sequence ATGACGGTGGCGGCTTTTCGCCCCGACGACGAACGCCTCGCCGACGCCGTCGAACTGATCGAATCGCTCGGCGCGACGCCGGTGCCCGACCCGATGCTCGCCGTCGAGCCGACCGGCGACACTCCCCGTTCGGACGCCGATTTCGTCGTCCTGACGAGTAAGACCGGCGTCGAACTGGCGTCCGGCGAACGGGGCGGCGAGGGCGCAGCACCCGCCGAGCGCTGGGACCCCGGCGACGCGACGGTCTGTGCCATCGGCGAGCCGACCGCGGACATCCTGCGCGAGACCGGCTACGAGGTCGATCTCGTCCCCGAGGAGTTCTCCTCGTCGGGGCTGGTCGACGCGCTCGCAGAGGATGTCGACGGCGCTCGCGTCGAGGTCGCCCGGAGCGACCACGGCAGCGAAGTGCTGACCGACGGGCTGGAGGACGCCGGTGCATACGTCCACGAGACCATCCTCTACCGACTCGTTCGCCCCGACGGCGCGGGCGAATCGGCCGAACTGGCCGCTGAGGGCGACCTCGACGCCGCGCTGTTTACCTCCTCGCTGACCGTCGAGCACTTCCTCGACGCCGCCGCCGACCGGGGCGTGCGCGAGGACGCCGTCGCGGGGCTCGCAGCCGCTACCGTCGGCGTCATCGGCGAGCCGACCCGGGAGACGGCCGAGTCGCTGGGGATCGACGTGGATGTCGTTCCCGAGCGCGCCGATTTCGAGGAACTGGCCTGCGCGACGATCGAGGACGGCGCGCCGACGTACACCGAGTGA
- a CDS encoding PHP domain-containing protein — MRDFHLHTSYSDGAFLPAMVDAAAAAGLEGIGLADHCVVTEREAARDERARYGFTLDRTYERRRRAIEQARDRADIEMYDAVEMNYEPRDEDRIGEFLADAEFEYSLGSVHAVDGRSIQSASAFADLDGVERDRVVDRYFENLVALVESELFDVAAHLDLTERTPPLRGRATEDHYRRVAAALADSRTVPEINAGRALRDDGIIHPSEPFLDILREFGVAVTVGTDAHRPDEIGDRAAFLERFLDDRGIRPVAPPGLKR; from the coding sequence GTGCGCGACTTCCACCTCCACACGAGCTACTCCGACGGCGCCTTTCTCCCGGCGATGGTCGACGCCGCCGCGGCGGCAGGCCTCGAAGGGATCGGGCTGGCCGACCACTGCGTCGTCACGGAGCGCGAGGCGGCCCGCGACGAGCGCGCTCGGTACGGGTTCACGCTCGATCGAACCTACGAGCGCCGGCGGCGGGCCATCGAACAGGCCCGCGATCGGGCAGACATCGAGATGTACGATGCCGTCGAGATGAACTACGAACCACGTGACGAGGACCGGATCGGCGAGTTTCTGGCCGACGCCGAGTTCGAGTACTCGCTCGGCAGCGTCCACGCGGTCGACGGCCGGTCGATCCAGTCGGCGTCGGCGTTCGCCGATCTGGACGGGGTCGAACGAGACCGCGTCGTCGACCGGTACTTCGAGAATCTCGTCGCGCTCGTCGAGTCTGAGCTGTTCGACGTGGCGGCCCACCTCGATCTCACCGAACGGACGCCACCGCTTCGCGGGCGCGCGACCGAGGACCATTATCGCCGCGTCGCAGCGGCGCTCGCGGACTCTCGAACCGTTCCCGAGATCAACGCCGGGCGAGCGCTACGCGACGACGGGATCATCCATCCGAGCGAACCATTTCTGGACATCCTGCGCGAGTTTGGGGTCGCCGTCACCGTCGGAACCGACGCTCACAGGCCCGACGAGATCGGCGATCGGGCCGCGTTTCTCGAACGGTTCCTCGACGACCGCGGCATCCGTCCGGTGGCACCGCCGGGACTGAAACGGTGA
- a CDS encoding excinuclease ABC subunit C → MDADAVRERAADLPTEPGVYQFLDGEQVLYVGKAVDLRSRVRSYADPRSRRIARMVDRAAEIDVAVTDTETQALLLEANMIKRHQPRYNVRLKDDKSYPLVQLTDHAVPRIEITRDPDEAATVYGPYTNRGEVETVVKALRETYGLRGCSDHKYSGRDRPCLDYEVGLCTAPCTGEISEEAYADDVESVRRFFEGETGVLATPLRQAMEQASQDKEFERAANLRDRLETVEQFHGEGGAAVSAEDDRGERAVDVLGVAVEGEDATVARLHSERGQLVDRERHTVAAPESGPDQIPRVLAAFVPQYYAERTLPDALLLPEHPDDPELAAWLDAEGVAVRVPGAGRESKLVDLALKNARRSGGRRDETGALKSALGIDAADRIEGFDVSHAQGKAVVGSDVTFVDGSRESDDYRRKKLDERNDDYANMQALVEWRARRAVEGRDDRPDPDLLLIDGGEGQLSAAHDALDEAGWDVPAVALAKDEELVITSDRTYDWPDDAPQLHLLQRVRDEAHRFAVQYHQTLRDDVSTALDDVPGIGPETRTRLLRRFGSVDGVRSASVDELRSVDGVGEQTAATIDERL, encoded by the coding sequence ATGGACGCCGACGCCGTGCGCGAGCGCGCTGCCGACCTGCCGACAGAGCCGGGCGTCTACCAGTTTCTCGACGGCGAACAGGTGTTGTACGTCGGGAAAGCCGTCGACTTGCGCTCCCGGGTACGGTCCTACGCCGACCCGCGGAGCCGCCGGATCGCCCGGATGGTCGACCGCGCCGCGGAGATCGACGTTGCGGTGACCGACACCGAGACCCAGGCGCTGTTGCTGGAGGCGAATATGATCAAGCGCCACCAGCCGCGGTACAACGTCCGCCTGAAGGACGACAAGTCCTACCCCCTCGTTCAGCTCACCGACCACGCCGTCCCGCGAATCGAGATCACGCGCGACCCCGACGAGGCCGCAACGGTGTACGGGCCCTATACGAATCGCGGTGAAGTCGAGACCGTCGTCAAGGCCTTGCGGGAGACCTACGGCCTGCGGGGCTGTTCGGATCACAAGTATTCGGGGCGCGACCGACCCTGTCTGGACTACGAGGTCGGGCTCTGTACGGCGCCGTGTACGGGTGAAATTTCCGAGGAAGCGTACGCCGACGATGTCGAATCCGTTCGGCGATTCTTCGAGGGCGAGACTGGCGTGCTGGCGACGCCGCTTCGACAGGCGATGGAGCAGGCGTCGCAGGACAAAGAGTTCGAGCGCGCCGCGAACCTGCGAGACAGGTTAGAGACCGTCGAGCAGTTCCACGGCGAGGGGGGCGCCGCGGTCAGTGCTGAGGACGACCGCGGCGAGCGAGCGGTCGACGTGCTCGGCGTCGCGGTCGAGGGGGAGGACGCCACCGTCGCCCGGCTCCACAGCGAGCGCGGCCAACTCGTCGATCGGGAGCGCCACACCGTCGCGGCGCCCGAGAGCGGCCCGGACCAGATCCCGCGGGTGCTCGCCGCCTTCGTCCCGCAGTACTACGCCGAGCGAACGCTGCCCGACGCCTTGCTGCTGCCCGAACATCCCGACGACCCCGAACTGGCGGCGTGGCTCGACGCCGAGGGCGTCGCGGTCCGGGTGCCGGGTGCCGGCCGCGAGTCGAAACTGGTCGACCTCGCGCTGAAAAACGCCCGACGCTCCGGCGGCCGCCGCGACGAGACCGGCGCACTGAAGAGTGCCCTCGGCATCGACGCCGCCGACCGGATCGAGGGGTTCGACGTGAGCCACGCCCAAGGGAAAGCGGTCGTCGGCAGCGACGTGACGTTCGTCGACGGCTCCCGCGAGAGCGACGACTACCGACGGAAGAAGCTCGACGAGCGAAACGACGACTACGCCAACATGCAGGCGCTCGTCGAGTGGCGCGCCCGCCGCGCCGTCGAGGGCCGGGACGACCGTCCCGATCCCGACCTCCTGCTGATCGACGGCGGCGAGGGCCAACTTTCGGCGGCCCACGACGCGCTCGACGAGGCGGGCTGGGACGTACCCGCCGTCGCGCTCGCCAAGGACGAGGAGCTGGTGATCACGTCCGACCGGACCTACGACTGGCCGGACGACGCGCCGCAGTTGCACCTGCTCCAGCGCGTCCGCGATGAAGCCCATCGGTTCGCGGTGCAGTATCACCAGACGCTCCGGGACGACGTTTCGACGGCGCTCGACGACGTGCCGGGGATCGGCCCCGAGACCAGAACGCGACTGCTCCGGCGCTTTGGCAGCGTCGACGGCGTCCGGTCGGCGTCGGTCGACGAGCTACGGAGCGTCGACGGCGTTGGCGAGCAGACGGCGGCGACGATCGACGAACGGCTGTGA
- a CDS encoding single-stranded-DNA-specific exonuclease RecJ: MDAPIPDLAERADACAEHLRSADRVVLASHIDADGLTSAAIAATALERAEIPFRTVFSKQLDAEEIAGIAELEPDTVLFTDFGSGQLDIIAEHEAAGDFTPVIADHHQPAGAASDDAAAPDTEFHLNPLLFGINGASELSGAGASYVLARALEPEGVDNRDLAALAVVGAVGDMQASGGELQGANERIVEEGVDADVLETATDLALYGKQTRPLPKLLEYSSDVNIPGISNDQSGALSFLDGLDLDLKSGGEWRRWVDLDDDERQTVASALVQRAVSRGVPADKIDGLVATTYALADESVGTELRDASEFSTLLNATARYERADVGLAVCLGDRGPALDRARQLLRDHRRNLSEGIEWVTEEGVTREDNLQWFHAEDRIRETIVGIVAGMAVGADGIDRGRPIVAFANKSEEEVKVSARGTHSLVRQGLDLSDVMGRASRAVGGDGGGHDVAAGATVPAGTEAEFVEHADEIVGDQLS, translated from the coding sequence ATGGACGCGCCGATCCCGGACCTCGCCGAGCGTGCCGACGCCTGCGCCGAGCACTTGCGATCCGCCGACCGCGTCGTGCTGGCCTCCCACATCGACGCCGACGGCCTGACGAGCGCGGCGATCGCGGCCACGGCGTTAGAGCGCGCCGAGATCCCCTTCCGGACGGTGTTCAGCAAGCAACTCGACGCCGAGGAGATCGCCGGCATCGCCGAACTGGAACCGGATACGGTGCTGTTTACGGACTTCGGGAGCGGACAGCTCGACATCATCGCCGAGCACGAGGCCGCGGGCGATTTCACGCCGGTGATCGCGGACCACCACCAGCCCGCCGGCGCTGCATCCGACGACGCCGCGGCGCCCGACACCGAGTTCCACCTCAACCCGCTGCTCTTTGGCATCAATGGCGCCTCCGAACTCTCCGGTGCCGGCGCGAGCTACGTCCTCGCGCGGGCGCTCGAACCCGAGGGCGTCGACAACCGCGATCTGGCCGCGCTGGCGGTCGTCGGCGCCGTCGGCGATATGCAGGCAAGCGGCGGCGAACTACAGGGCGCCAACGAGCGCATCGTCGAGGAAGGCGTCGACGCGGACGTACTTGAGACGGCGACCGACCTCGCGCTGTACGGCAAGCAGACCCGCCCGCTCCCGAAACTACTGGAGTACTCCAGCGACGTGAATATCCCCGGCATCTCGAACGACCAGAGCGGCGCGCTCTCGTTTCTCGACGGGCTCGATCTCGACCTGAAATCGGGGGGCGAGTGGCGCCGCTGGGTCGATCTCGACGACGACGAGCGCCAGACCGTCGCCAGCGCGCTCGTCCAGCGTGCAGTCTCTCGCGGCGTCCCCGCCGACAAGATCGACGGACTAGTCGCCACGACGTACGCGCTGGCCGACGAGTCGGTCGGCACCGAACTGCGCGACGCCAGCGAGTTTTCCACCCTGTTGAACGCCACCGCGCGCTACGAGCGGGCCGACGTGGGGCTGGCGGTCTGTCTGGGCGACCGCGGCCCGGCGCTGGACCGCGCCCGCCAACTCCTTCGTGACCACCGGCGCAACCTCTCGGAGGGGATCGAGTGGGTCACCGAGGAGGGCGTCACACGCGAGGACAACCTCCAGTGGTTCCACGCCGAAGACCGGATCCGCGAGACGATCGTCGGCATCGTCGCGGGGATGGCCGTCGGCGCCGACGGCATCGATCGCGGCCGGCCGATCGTCGCCTTCGCCAACAAATCCGAGGAGGAAGTGAAAGTCTCGGCTCGGGGAACCCACTCGCTTGTTCGGCAGGGGCTCGATCTTTCGGACGTGATGGGCCGAGCCTCGCGGGCGGTCGGCGGCGACGGCGGCGGCCACGACGTTGCCGCGGGTGCGACCGTTCCTGCGGGCACCGAAGCCGAGTTCGTCGAGCACGCAGACGAGATCGTCGGCGATCAACTATCCTGA
- a CDS encoding histidine kinase N-terminal 7TM domain-containing protein gives MSPIASSIPWLALAAFASGAGALFLLRYLLGYRDRPGVDWFLLTIGSMALFCLSYGAGLLVFDPGVREALEVLAWIGLAWTGVPFLAFALAYTGRSAIVRTLPFRALFAAPVALTLAALATPATGLLWTDFRVVPILGQAGAQYALQPWAIAVFVGGVLAAGVATLLLFDTVLSYGPLYRREAAAVALSAVPPGLGGVVWLFELGPAPQFNAMAVMFLPHVALDAYAFVGNNMFHSHPATRRAAEQTVLDDIENPIVVLDENGLVVRLNDAAEQLLDTTDTAALGTSVSEVVDPSLTVDGSDQHVTIRSEGRHCEYAISTSILRDSSGNQVGYTLVFQDITVERQREQRLQVLNRTLRHNLRNDLNVVHGYLEMASERIDDDGVASTLHVAEEMTIELMELGTRARQFEQAVSDERDGSQDPVSLDDVLDDVTTDARLDERPAGIEIDVPSSLVLDADERLLRVVLVNLFESCLEYADDPPEFEIQSRGRLSSEFSRLEVRMIGASVPDYEIDVVEDGEETALDHGSGLGLWFVKWGVSTLGGDIEFETRDAETAVRLQLPVAETPATGDAATEESTAD, from the coding sequence ATGTCTCCGATCGCGTCGTCGATACCGTGGCTGGCACTCGCCGCCTTCGCGTCAGGCGCTGGAGCGCTGTTTTTGCTCCGGTACCTGCTCGGCTACCGGGACCGGCCGGGCGTCGACTGGTTCCTGCTCACCATCGGGTCGATGGCGCTGTTTTGTCTGTCCTACGGCGCCGGGTTGCTCGTCTTCGATCCCGGCGTCCGGGAGGCGCTGGAGGTGCTCGCTTGGATCGGTCTCGCGTGGACCGGCGTCCCGTTTCTGGCGTTCGCGCTCGCGTACACCGGTCGCAGCGCGATCGTCCGGACGCTGCCGTTTCGCGCGCTCTTCGCCGCCCCCGTGGCGCTGACGCTGGCTGCGTTGGCGACGCCGGCGACCGGGCTGCTCTGGACCGACTTCCGCGTCGTTCCGATCCTCGGACAGGCCGGCGCCCAGTACGCGCTTCAACCGTGGGCCATCGCGGTGTTCGTCGGCGGCGTGCTGGCGGCCGGCGTCGCCACGCTGTTGCTGTTCGACACGGTTCTCAGCTACGGCCCGCTGTACCGGCGCGAGGCCGCCGCGGTCGCGCTCAGTGCCGTCCCGCCCGGTCTCGGCGGCGTCGTCTGGCTCTTCGAACTCGGACCGGCTCCGCAGTTCAACGCGATGGCGGTCATGTTTCTGCCCCACGTCGCGCTGGATGCGTACGCCTTCGTCGGGAACAACATGTTCCACTCGCATCCGGCGACCCGTCGGGCGGCCGAGCAGACGGTTCTGGACGACATCGAGAACCCGATCGTCGTTCTCGACGAAAACGGGTTGGTTGTCCGACTCAACGACGCCGCCGAGCAACTGCTCGACACGACTGACACCGCGGCGCTTGGCACGTCTGTCTCCGAGGTCGTCGATCCGTCGCTGACCGTCGACGGGAGCGACCAGCACGTCACGATCCGCTCGGAAGGTCGCCACTGTGAGTACGCCATCTCAACGTCGATTCTCCGGGACTCGTCGGGCAATCAGGTCGGATACACGCTCGTCTTTCAGGACATCACCGTCGAGCGCCAGCGCGAACAGCGACTACAGGTGCTCAACAGGACGCTCCGGCACAACCTGCGAAACGATCTGAACGTCGTCCACGGCTACCTCGAGATGGCGTCCGAGCGCATCGACGACGACGGCGTCGCGTCAACGCTGCACGTCGCCGAGGAGATGACGATCGAGCTCATGGAACTTGGCACCCGTGCGCGCCAGTTCGAGCAGGCCGTCTCCGACGAGCGCGATGGGTCCCAGGATCCCGTTTCGCTCGACGATGTCCTCGACGATGTCACGACCGATGCGCGCCTCGACGAGCGTCCCGCCGGGATCGAGATTGACGTGCCCTCCTCGCTGGTGCTGGACGCCGACGAGCGGTTGCTCCGCGTCGTGCTGGTCAATCTTTTCGAGAGCTGTCTGGAGTATGCCGACGATCCTCCCGAGTTCGAGATCCAATCGCGCGGCCGGCTCTCGTCGGAGTTCTCCCGCCTCGAAGTCCGGATGATCGGGGCATCGGTTCCCGACTACGAGATCGACGTGGTGGAGGACGGCGAGGAGACGGCACTCGACCACGGGAGCGGGCTGGGGCTGTGGTTCGTCAAGTGGGGCGTCTCGACGCTCGGCGGCGACATCGAGTTCGAGACGCGCGACGCCGAGACCGCTGTCCGACTCCAGCTACCGGTCGCTGAGACCCCCGCGACTGGAGACGCCGCGACCGAAGAGAGCACAGCCGACTGA
- the cobA gene encoding uroporphyrinogen-III C-methyltransferase yields the protein MNARDPDAAAGSGSDDAAGDAAPEPADGKVYLVGSGPGDPDLLTVKARRLLDEADVVLHDKLPGPDIIGLIPEEKREDVGKRAGGERTSQQYTNDRLVELAREGKTVVRLKGGDPFVFGRGGEELVHLAERSVPVEVVPGVTSPIAGAAVAGIPATHRDHASSVTLVTGHEDPTKEESAVDWDALAATGGTLVVLMGVGKLPDYTAALRDAGMDADTPVALVERATWPDQRVATGQLETIVDVRDEEGIEPPAITVIGEVAATRDRVLDFLDNEPDADAADRPDRDVFGED from the coding sequence ATGAACGCCCGCGATCCCGACGCCGCGGCGGGATCGGGGTCCGACGACGCGGCGGGCGACGCCGCTCCCGAACCGGCCGACGGCAAGGTCTATCTCGTCGGGAGCGGCCCCGGCGACCCCGACCTGCTGACTGTCAAGGCCCGGCGACTGCTCGACGAGGCCGACGTGGTGCTCCACGACAAGCTGCCGGGCCCGGACATCATCGGCCTGATTCCAGAGGAGAAACGCGAGGACGTGGGCAAGCGCGCCGGCGGCGAGCGCACCTCCCAGCAGTACACCAACGACCGGCTAGTCGAACTCGCCCGCGAGGGCAAGACGGTCGTCCGGCTGAAGGGCGGCGATCCGTTCGTGTTCGGCCGCGGCGGCGAGGAGCTGGTCCACCTCGCCGAGCGGTCGGTCCCCGTCGAGGTCGTCCCCGGCGTCACCTCGCCGATCGCCGGCGCGGCAGTCGCCGGCATCCCCGCGACCCACCGCGATCACGCCTCCAGCGTCACGCTCGTGACTGGCCACGAGGACCCCACCAAGGAGGAGTCCGCCGTCGACTGGGACGCGCTGGCGGCGACCGGCGGCACCCTCGTCGTGCTGATGGGCGTCGGGAAACTGCCCGACTACACCGCCGCGCTGCGCGATGCCGGGATGGACGCCGACACGCCCGTCGCGCTCGTCGAGCGCGCCACGTGGCCCGACCAGCGCGTCGCTACGGGACAGTTAGAGACGATCGTCGACGTGCGCGACGAGGAAGGGATCGAACCGCCCGCGATCACCGTGATCGGCGAGGTCGCCGCCACGCGCGATCGCGTGCTGGACTTTCTGGACAACGAACCGGACGCCGACGCCGCGGATCGGCCCGACCGGGACGTCTTCGGGGAGGACTGA
- the hemL gene encoding glutamate-1-semialdehyde 2,1-aminomutase, with protein MNHDRSRDLYDRALSSIPGGVNSSVRAIRPYPFFVQRGDGGHVVDADGNRYVDFVNGYGPLLYGHDLPDPVQAAIQSAASEGPMYGAPTEIEVDLAEFVARHVPSVEMTRFVNSGTEATVSAVRLARGYTGRDKIVVMQGGYHGAQESTLVEGDVEDHGPSTNGIPEEFAEHTLPVPFNDFDAVHETFEAHGDEIAAVLTEPMLGNMGIVMPEDGYLETLRDVTEDHGSLLIFDEVITGFRVGGLQCAQGKFGVTPDVTTFGKVIGGGFPVGAIGGPAEIIEHFTPAGDVFQAGTFSGHPVTMAAGYESLKYAAENDVYEHVNELGEKLRRGLTEIVADKAPQYTVAGTDSMFKVLFTREGPGSTDGQCEAGCKQRPDCPRYDYCPKNGAEVADCDTERWERLFWPAMKEQGVFLTPNQFESQFVSYAHTEEDIETALDAYEQAL; from the coding sequence ATGAACCACGACCGCTCGCGCGACCTGTACGACCGGGCGCTGTCGTCGATCCCCGGCGGCGTCAACTCTTCCGTCCGTGCGATCAGGCCCTATCCCTTCTTCGTCCAGCGAGGCGACGGCGGCCACGTCGTCGACGCCGACGGCAACCGCTACGTCGACTTCGTCAACGGCTACGGCCCGCTGCTGTACGGCCACGATCTGCCCGATCCCGTGCAGGCCGCGATCCAGTCGGCCGCCAGCGAGGGGCCGATGTACGGCGCGCCCACCGAGATCGAGGTCGACCTCGCGGAGTTCGTCGCCCGGCACGTCCCCAGCGTCGAGATGACGCGCTTCGTCAACTCCGGCACCGAGGCGACCGTCTCGGCGGTCCGCCTCGCTCGGGGGTACACCGGCCGCGACAAGATCGTCGTCATGCAGGGGGGCTACCACGGCGCCCAAGAGTCGACGCTCGTCGAGGGCGATGTCGAGGACCACGGCCCGAGCACCAACGGCATCCCCGAGGAGTTCGCCGAGCACACGCTCCCGGTGCCGTTCAACGATTTCGACGCCGTTCACGAGACGTTCGAGGCCCACGGCGACGAGATCGCCGCCGTGCTCACCGAGCCGATGCTCGGAAATATGGGCATCGTGATGCCCGAGGACGGCTATCTGGAGACGCTGCGCGATGTCACCGAGGACCACGGCTCCCTGCTGATCTTCGACGAGGTCATCACGGGCTTTCGCGTCGGCGGCCTGCAGTGCGCTCAGGGCAAGTTCGGCGTCACGCCCGACGTGACGACGTTCGGCAAGGTGATCGGCGGCGGCTTCCCGGTCGGTGCGATCGGCGGCCCCGCCGAGATCATCGAACACTTCACGCCCGCGGGCGACGTGTTCCAAGCCGGTACGTTCTCAGGTCACCCCGTCACGATGGCGGCGGGCTACGAGTCACTGAAATACGCCGCCGAGAACGACGTGTACGAGCACGTCAACGAGTTGGGCGAGAAGCTACGCCGCGGGCTCACCGAGATCGTCGCCGACAAGGCGCCCCAGTACACCGTCGCCGGCACCGACAGCATGTTCAAGGTCTTGTTCACGCGCGAGGGTCCCGGCTCGACCGACGGCCAGTGCGAGGCCGGCTGCAAGCAACGACCCGACTGCCCGCGCTACGACTACTGCCCGAAAAACGGCGCCGAGGTCGCCGACTGTGACACCGAGCGCTGGGAGCGGCTGTTCTGGCCCGCAATGAAAGAGCAGGGCGTCTTCCTCACGCCGAACCAGTTCGAGTCCCAGTTCGTCAGCTACGCCCACACCGAAGAGGACATCGAGACGGCGCTGGACGCCTACGAGCAGGCGCTGTAG
- the hemC gene encoding hydroxymethylbilane synthase has protein sequence MSTRGTIRLATRGSDLALRQATTVKEVLEDRRYDVELVEVETTGDQIQDELIHRLGKTGAFVRSLDEKVIEGDVDAAVHSMKDMPTDQPDDLLVAGIPERATPGDALVTPDGSTLDELPEGATVGTSSLRRQAQLLDARPDLTVEPLRGNVDTRIEKLLAPGLQAEHEARTEAEKEKKGSTDDDYEHPYEQDVETWFSELDEIERRALEREPDTEYDAIVLAEAGLDRSGLAHRVEYRQLPTSGFVPAPGQGALAVTSRDDEIGEALTTLLDHPRTRVETTVERAVLAELGGGCVAPIGVHAVLRGEYVHADVQVYSRDGTESVTASRDLPADRHVAAARSLARELAEQGADDLIAQARRDDEEPEAKREESA, from the coding sequence ATGAGTACTCGCGGAACGATTCGTCTGGCGACACGGGGGTCGGATTTGGCTCTCCGCCAGGCGACGACGGTGAAGGAGGTCTTAGAGGACCGCCGCTACGACGTTGAACTGGTGGAGGTCGAGACGACCGGCGACCAGATTCAGGACGAACTGATCCACCGGCTCGGCAAGACCGGGGCGTTCGTCCGGAGTCTCGACGAGAAAGTCATCGAGGGCGACGTCGATGCCGCCGTCCACTCGATGAAGGACATGCCGACCGACCAGCCCGACGACCTGCTCGTCGCCGGCATCCCCGAGCGCGCCACGCCGGGCGACGCGCTGGTCACGCCCGACGGCTCGACGCTCGACGAGCTTCCCGAGGGCGCGACCGTCGGCACCTCCAGCCTGCGCCGGCAGGCCCAACTGCTCGACGCCCGCCCCGACCTGACGGTCGAACCGCTTCGGGGCAACGTCGACACTCGGATCGAGAAACTGCTCGCTCCCGGCCTGCAGGCCGAACACGAGGCCCGCACCGAGGCCGAGAAAGAAAAGAAGGGCTCGACCGACGACGACTACGAACACCCCTACGAGCAGGACGTGGAGACGTGGTTCTCCGAGCTCGACGAGATCGAGCGCCGCGCCCTCGAACGCGAGCCCGACACCGAGTACGACGCCATCGTGCTCGCCGAAGCCGGCCTCGACCGCAGCGGCCTGGCCCACCGCGTCGAGTACCGACAGCTCCCGACCAGCGGCTTCGTCCCCGCGCCTGGACAGGGCGCGCTGGCCGTGACGAGCCGCGACGACGAGATCGGCGAGGCGCTGACCACGCTCTTGGACCACCCCCGAACGCGCGTCGAGACGACCGTCGAGCGCGCCGTCCTCGCCGAACTCGGCGGCGGCTGCGTCGCGCCGATCGGCGTCCACGCCGTCCTGCGCGGCGAGTACGTCCACGCCGACGTGCAGGTGTACAGCCGCGACGGCACCGAGTCCGTCACCGCGAGCCGCGATCTGCCGGCCGACCGTCACGTCGCGGCGGCCCGGTCGCTCGCACGCGAACTGGCCGAGCAGGGCGCCGACGACCTGATCGCGCAGGCTCGCCGCGATGACGAAGAGCCGGAGGCCAAGCGCGAGGAGTCTGCATGA